From the Aquitalea magnusonii genome, one window contains:
- the aspT gene encoding aspartate-alanine antiporter, giving the protein MDYIIHTLQKYPEIAIYLTIAVGFWVGNLSLGKFNLGVVTSTLLAGLLIGQVHLVIPPVLQSTFFAMFLFAVGYAVGPQFIRALKSDGISQVFFTILVCASGLVTAILLGKMLHYDAALTAGLLSGGYTNSTVLGVATDLLNQVNQMPGGVKVAMALMPVAYAVTYPFGTAGSAWFLATFAPKVLGFNLAEECKSYEKENGNGHTVGSTAYREFSARAFLLSNVDLFDKTVSEVEAMFNHEIFVRRVRQAVGAKIVDCEGTTRIQRNDVVAISGTLTALLKYQNHFGKEVKDVPLLDFSTELLDLVVTSRKYAGKTLGDITTALFGKPGRGLFLTRFSRGELDMPMGHDVVVQRGDVLTILGAKQDVVAVAKELGYADRPLENSDMAFMGFGIVVGSILGAITVHVAGIPLSFGTSVGSIVAGIVCGYLRATMRTFGKIPGPALWVFNNVGLNGFIAVIGLNAAPGFISGLQQYGLTLLFAGAVVTLVPLIVGLLLGRFVFKFHPGILLGACAGARSTTAALGALQDAAQSKVPAVGYTVGYAVSRLVMAVFTIVLVNVF; this is encoded by the coding sequence ATGGACTACATCATTCATACCCTGCAGAAGTATCCGGAGATTGCGATCTATCTGACCATCGCTGTCGGCTTCTGGGTGGGCAATCTCAGTCTGGGCAAATTCAATCTGGGGGTGGTGACTTCCACCTTGCTGGCCGGTTTGCTGATTGGCCAGGTGCATCTGGTGATTCCGCCGGTGCTGCAATCCACTTTCTTTGCCATGTTCCTGTTTGCCGTCGGCTATGCGGTGGGCCCGCAGTTCATCCGCGCGCTCAAGAGTGACGGTATTTCGCAGGTGTTCTTCACCATTCTGGTGTGTGCGTCCGGTCTGGTAACGGCCATCCTGCTGGGCAAGATGCTGCATTACGACGCCGCGCTGACTGCCGGCCTGCTGTCCGGTGGCTATACCAACTCCACCGTGCTGGGCGTGGCAACCGACTTGCTCAACCAGGTCAACCAGATGCCTGGCGGCGTGAAAGTGGCCATGGCGCTGATGCCGGTTGCCTATGCCGTGACTTACCCGTTTGGTACTGCCGGTTCTGCCTGGTTCCTGGCGACGTTTGCCCCGAAAGTGCTGGGTTTCAATCTGGCCGAAGAGTGCAAGAGCTATGAAAAGGAAAACGGCAACGGCCACACCGTGGGCAGCACCGCTTACCGCGAGTTTTCCGCCCGCGCCTTCCTGCTGAGCAATGTCGACCTGTTTGACAAGACGGTTTCCGAAGTGGAAGCCATGTTCAACCACGAAATCTTTGTCCGCCGCGTGCGTCAGGCCGTGGGTGCCAAGATTGTCGATTGCGAAGGCACTACCCGCATCCAGCGCAACGATGTGGTGGCCATTTCCGGCACCCTGACCGCGCTGCTGAAATACCAGAACCATTTTGGCAAGGAAGTGAAAGACGTTCCGCTGCTGGACTTCTCCACCGAACTGCTCGACCTGGTGGTGACCAGTCGCAAATACGCAGGCAAAACCCTGGGCGACATCACTACCGCGCTGTTTGGCAAGCCGGGCCGTGGTCTGTTCCTCACCCGCTTTAGCCGTGGCGAGCTGGACATGCCGATGGGGCATGATGTGGTGGTGCAGCGTGGTGACGTGCTGACCATTCTGGGTGCCAAGCAGGACGTGGTGGCCGTGGCCAAGGAACTGGGCTATGCCGACCGTCCGCTGGAAAACTCCGACATGGCCTTCATGGGCTTCGGCATCGTGGTGGGCAGCATTCTGGGTGCCATCACCGTGCATGTGGCCGGTATTCCGCTGAGCTTTGGTACTTCGGTGGGTTCCATCGTGGCCGGTATCGTGTGCGGTTACCTGCGTGCCACCATGCGTACCTTCGGCAAGATTCCTGGCCCGGCGCTGTGGGTGTTCAATAATGTCGGCCTGAACGGCTTTATTGCGGTGATTGGCCTGAATGCCGCGCCTGGCTTTATTTCCGGCCTGCAACAATACGGCCTGACCCTGCTGTTTGCCGGTGCCGTGGTTACTCTGGTGCCGCTGATTGTCGGCCTGCTGCTGGGACGCTTCGTGTTCAAGTTCCACCCTGGCATCCTGCTGGGCGCATGTGCCGGTGCCCGTTCCACCACGGCCGCGCTGGGCGCATTGCAGGACGCAGCGCAAAGCAAAGTGCCTGCCGTGGGCTATACCGTAGGCTATGCGGTATCCCGGCTGGTGATGGCGGTGTTCACCATTGTGCTGGTCAACGTGTTCTAG
- a CDS encoding NAD-dependent malic enzyme gives MTVKNTSVKNDKLSAKGVAGGMPLLHEPKLNKGTAYTVEERRQMGLEGLLPHAVENLDRQVERVLAHLDEKADDLERYIYLIGLEDRNETVFYKTIMSDPKRFIPVLYDPTVADACETFGNNYRRARGMYITRYMKGRMAEVLRNWPEKDVRFICVSTGGRILGLGDIGANGMGIPIGKLQLYTACAAVPPAGLLPVLFDIGTTNETLRADPFYMGTREAPVSEAELDELTEEFIQAVQEVFPNCCVHFEDWKGTDAIRMLDRYKDKILCYNDDIQGTASVALAGIAAGMNITGGKLTDQRVMFLGAGSAGLGIAKLFCAELQTLGLSEADARKQVALFDINGLIEHSRTDLSETQKLYARPAKPCKDFLQAIRDFKPTVLVGVSTKARAFTREVIELMSELNEQPIIFALSNPTHKAECTAEEAYTWSKGKALFAAGVQFPDFDYEGKTFRPGQANNFYIYPAIGLATYCCRPTRLNDECFIVAAHATADQVTLTQRAKSMLFPSQDQILETEVTTAARIAEYMFDSGLAQVERPRDIRAWIESQLYKPQY, from the coding sequence ATGACTGTAAAGAACACTTCCGTCAAGAATGACAAACTGAGCGCCAAGGGCGTGGCCGGTGGCATGCCGCTGCTGCATGAACCGAAGCTGAACAAGGGTACGGCTTACACCGTGGAAGAGCGTCGCCAGATGGGTCTGGAAGGCCTGCTGCCGCATGCGGTGGAAAACCTGGACCGTCAGGTGGAACGCGTGCTGGCTCACCTGGACGAAAAAGCCGACGATCTGGAACGCTACATCTACCTGATCGGCCTGGAAGACCGTAATGAAACGGTGTTCTACAAGACCATCATGTCCGACCCGAAACGCTTCATCCCGGTGTTGTACGACCCGACCGTGGCTGATGCCTGCGAAACCTTCGGCAACAACTACCGCCGCGCCCGTGGCATGTACATCACCCGCTACATGAAGGGCCGCATGGCCGAAGTGCTGCGCAACTGGCCGGAAAAAGACGTGCGCTTCATCTGCGTATCCACCGGTGGCCGTATTCTGGGCCTGGGCGACATCGGCGCCAACGGCATGGGTATTCCGATTGGCAAGCTGCAACTGTACACCGCTTGCGCTGCCGTACCGCCGGCCGGCCTGCTGCCGGTGCTGTTCGACATTGGCACCACCAATGAAACCCTGCGCGCCGACCCCTTCTACATGGGCACCCGCGAAGCACCGGTTTCCGAAGCCGAGCTGGACGAACTGACCGAAGAATTCATCCAGGCCGTACAGGAAGTGTTCCCCAACTGCTGCGTGCATTTTGAAGACTGGAAGGGCACCGACGCCATCCGCATGCTGGATCGCTACAAAGACAAGATCCTCTGCTACAACGATGACATTCAAGGTACTGCCAGCGTGGCGCTGGCTGGTATTGCAGCCGGCATGAACATTACCGGCGGCAAGCTGACCGATCAGCGCGTGATGTTCCTGGGTGCGGGTTCTGCCGGTCTTGGCATTGCCAAGCTGTTCTGCGCCGAACTGCAAACCCTGGGCCTGAGCGAAGCCGACGCCCGTAAACAGGTAGCCCTGTTCGACATCAACGGCCTGATCGAGCATTCCCGTACTGATCTGTCCGAAACCCAGAAGCTGTATGCCCGTCCGGCCAAGCCGTGCAAGGACTTCCTGCAAGCCATCCGTGACTTCAAGCCGACCGTGCTGGTGGGCGTGAGCACCAAGGCCCGTGCCTTCACCCGCGAGGTGATCGAGCTGATGAGCGAGCTGAACGAACAGCCCATCATCTTTGCGCTGTCCAACCCCACCCACAAGGCCGAGTGTACTGCTGAGGAAGCCTACACCTGGTCCAAGGGCAAGGCACTGTTTGCTGCTGGCGTGCAGTTCCCCGACTTTGACTACGAAGGCAAGACCTTCCGTCCGGGCCAGGCCAACAACTTCTACATCTACCCGGCCATCGGTCTGGCTACCTACTGCTGCCGCCCGACCCGCCTGAACGACGAATGCTTCATCGTGGCTGCCCATGCCACCGCCGATCAGGTAACGCTGACCCAGCGCGCCAAGAGCATGCTGTTCCCCAGCCAGGACCAGATTCTGGAAACCGAAGTGACCACGGCCGCACGCATTGCCGAGTACATGTTCGATTCCGGTCTGGCCCAGGTGGAGCGTCCGCGTGATATCCGTGCCTGGATCGAGAGCCAGCTCTACAAGCCGCAATATTAA
- a CDS encoding NAD-dependent epimerase/dehydratase family protein: protein MMKTGKVVLVLGAAGGIGGEIARQLLAAGWQVRAFTRGQRQAQPPQDGMLWLQGDAMCRDDVMHAAQGCDVIVHAVNPPGYRRWSELVLPMIDNTIAAAIAQGATIVLPGTVYNYGPDAFPLIGEDAPQRPLTRKGAIRVELEGRLQAASCRGARVIVVRAGDFFGPHAGNNWFAQGLLKPGQPVTTLALPGDRGVGHQWSYLPDVARTMTALLARRHELDPFATFHMAGHWDADGRQMAAAICRVIAARGGMPPRVRRFPWWLIYLAAPFVLTLREMLEMRYLWRQPVRMDNARLMALLGSEPHTPLDEAVEATLASMEASFSVPRGV, encoded by the coding sequence ATGATGAAGACAGGCAAGGTGGTCTTGGTACTGGGCGCCGCAGGCGGCATCGGCGGTGAAATTGCCCGCCAGTTACTGGCCGCCGGGTGGCAGGTGCGGGCATTCACGCGCGGACAGCGCCAAGCGCAGCCGCCACAAGACGGCATGTTGTGGCTGCAAGGTGATGCCATGTGCCGGGACGATGTCATGCATGCGGCGCAGGGGTGTGATGTGATTGTGCATGCGGTGAATCCGCCGGGTTATCGCCGCTGGTCGGAGCTGGTTTTGCCGATGATAGACAACACCATCGCGGCCGCCATTGCCCAGGGTGCCACCATCGTGTTGCCCGGTACGGTTTACAACTATGGGCCAGACGCGTTTCCGCTGATTGGGGAAGATGCGCCGCAACGTCCGCTCACCCGCAAGGGTGCCATCCGTGTCGAACTGGAAGGCCGGCTGCAGGCCGCCAGTTGTCGTGGGGCGCGTGTCATTGTGGTCCGGGCTGGCGATTTTTTTGGCCCGCACGCGGGCAACAACTGGTTTGCCCAAGGCTTGCTCAAGCCCGGCCAGCCGGTTACGACGCTTGCCCTGCCTGGTGATCGCGGAGTGGGGCATCAATGGTCATACCTGCCGGATGTTGCGCGGACCATGACTGCGTTGCTGGCCAGGCGGCATGAGCTTGACCCGTTTGCCACCTTTCATATGGCGGGGCATTGGGATGCCGATGGCCGCCAGATGGCAGCGGCAATTTGCCGTGTTATTGCCGCCCGCGGTGGCATGCCGCCGCGGGTGCGCCGGTTTCCCTGGTGGCTGATCTATCTGGCGGCTCCTTTTGTACTCACCCTGCGGGAGATGTTGGAGATGCGCTATTTGTGGCGTCAGCCGGTGCGCATGGACAATGCCCGCTTGATGGCGCTGCTGGGCAGCGAGCCACATACGCCCCTGGACGAAGCGGTGGAAGCCACGCTGGCGAGTATGGAGGCCAGCTTTAGCGTGCCGCGTGGTGTGTAG